The following are encoded in a window of Prochlorococcus marinus CUG1417 genomic DNA:
- a CDS encoding DUF1995 family protein, with the protein METNYRLPKDLNESLKNMEDAIIQSLLDSNKRFTIEFNFEGLKFNRIGITIYKILSKNNNVFITFADQGAVALAQRDYPDIKDKIFTFKSFNESNNINNIDSAMISILPQPYDFDSFEPMSDNYQGTHYSLNPKFEDANIGIGSVIRERRKNFVKTWNNIYFLQPLNKAALMHIYPNNWLLFKEENKRYFFKKEFEIKPDNESIFVNL; encoded by the coding sequence ATGGAAACCAATTACAGACTACCTAAAGATTTAAATGAATCTCTTAAGAATATGGAGGATGCAATTATTCAAAGTTTATTAGATTCAAATAAAAGATTTACTATTGAATTTAATTTTGAAGGATTAAAGTTTAACAGAATTGGAATAACTATCTACAAGATATTGTCTAAAAATAATAATGTATTCATAACATTTGCTGATCAAGGTGCTGTGGCTTTGGCTCAAAGAGACTATCCAGATATCAAAGATAAAATCTTTACTTTTAAATCATTTAATGAATCAAATAATATAAATAATATTGATAGTGCAATGATATCGATACTACCTCAGCCATATGATTTCGATTCATTTGAACCAATGTCTGATAATTATCAAGGTACGCATTATTCATTAAATCCAAAATTTGAAGATGCCAATATTGGTATAGGAAGTGTTATTAGAGAGCGACGTAAAAACTTTGTCAAAACATGGAATAATATTTATTTTCTGCAGCCTTTAAATAAAGCTGCTCTTATGCATATTTATCCAAATAACTGGTTGCTTTTCAAAGAAGAAAATAAAAGATATTTTTTTAAAAAAGAATTTGAAATTAAACCCGACAATGAATCTATTTTTGTAAATTTATAG